The proteins below come from a single Benincasa hispida cultivar B227 chromosome 4, ASM972705v1, whole genome shotgun sequence genomic window:
- the LOC120075107 gene encoding UDP-glycosyltransferase 76B1-like produces the protein MGEKKEEGRNMRVILFPLPLEGHTNPMIHLAHILYSKGFSITIIHTTHLNNSLLHPSNHPIFTFRSIIPDEAETSGGGGVIELITSLNRRCVEAFRKCVAELVADGGKIGCVITDAHWHFTQDVANEFGIRRIVLRTANISAFLGLLALPALRPNYLLPSSETSLEDPVPDFLHLRFKDLPAMKDQNPHLIDQLLSSIFIQTKASSAIIFNSFNDLELDPLLKCRQLFNRIPIFPLGPFHKQLPLTPQPHSSLSWLNSKTPKSVLYVSFGTLAAVDPHEFLEIAWGLANSTHPFLWVVRPGMVSGFEWLEPLPDGFEEMVGERGLIVKWAPQREVLAHPAIGGFWTHSGWNSTIESLCEGVPMLCYPCFGDQKANARYVTHVWRIGVMLGDKLERGEIEKGILKLMAEKENGEIMKRIKDLKEKAESCIEEGGSTFKSLENLVNFIL, from the exons ATGggggaaaagaaagaagaaggccGAAATATGAGAGTAATCCTTTTTCCTCTGCCGCTTGAAGGCCACACAAACCCAATGATTCACCTCGCCCATATCCTCTATTCAAAAGGCTTCTCCATCACAATCATACACACAACCCATCTCAATAACTCTCTCCTCCACCCTTCAAACCACCCCATCTTCACGTTCCGGTCAATTATTCCCGACGAGGCCGAAACCAGTGGCGGCGGAGGCGTTATAGAGCTCATAACTTCGTTGAACAGGCGGTGCGTCGAGGCGTTCCGGAAGTGCGTGGCGGAGCTGGTGGCTGACGGCGGCAAGATCGGGTGCGTGATCACGGATGCTCATTGGCACTTCACTCAGGACGTGGCTAACGAGTTTGGGATTCGGAGAATTGTTTTGAGAACTGCAAATATCTCTGCGTTTTTGGGATTGCTTGCTCTCCCTGCTTTGCGTCCAAATTATCTCTTGCCTTCTTCAG AAACAAGTTTGGAAGATCCAGTACCCGATTTCCTACACCTCAGATTCAAAGACCTGCCGGCGATGAAGGACCAAAATCCCCATCTCATTGACCAACTCTTATCTTCCATCTTCATTCAAACCAAAGCTTCCTCAGCCATCATCTTCAACTCCTTTAACGACCTCGAACTCGACCCCCTTCTCAAATGCCGCCAACTCTTCAACCGCATCCCAATTTTCCCACTCGGACCTTTTCACAAACAACTTCCACTCACTCCTCAACCCCACTCCTCCCTCTCTTGGCTCAACTCAAAAACCCCCAAGTCCGTCCTCTACGTCAGCTTCGGCACCCTCGCCGCCGTTGACCCCCACGAGTTCCTCGAGATCGCGTGGGGCCTGGCCAACTCCACTCACCCCTTCTTGTGGGTGGTCCGCCCCGGCATGGTCAGTGGGTTCGAATGGCTCGAGCCGCTACCGGATGGGTTCGAGGAGATGGTGGGTGAACGAGGGTTGATCGTGAAATGGGCGCCGCAGAGGGAGGTGCTGGCGCATCCGGCGATTGGGGGATTTTGGACTCACAGCGGCTGGAACTCGACGATTGAGAGTTTATGTGAAGGGGTTCCGATGTTGTGTTATCCTTGCTTTGGAGATCAGAAGGCTAATGCCAGATATGTCACCCACGTTTGGAGAATTGGAGTGATGTTGGGTGATAAACTGGAGAGAGGGGAAATTGAAAAGGGGATTTTGAAGTTAATGGCAGAGAAGGAAAATGGTGAAATTATGAAGAGGATTAAGGATTTGAAGGAGAAGGCTGAGTCCTGTATCGAAGAAGGAGGTTCTACATTCAAATCACTAGAGAATTTAGTCAATTTTAtcctttaa
- the LOC120075245 gene encoding uncharacterized protein LOC120075245 isoform X1, with protein sequence MATPSLSFPTEFPYDFDSFFSNSDLNSPVESVGSSVTDSTDSSGSDDDDFFVGLAQQLAWTSLCETEKSTSPSFNPKNFEKMYVKAGSPQSTLTGIDTWFRPESPSSQLQSPPMAVFGAENDARALLHAAAREAARLKMSGETTPFRNNDPFMREYVGARSSIPVKSTNNVDYGVFSNQNCARNLAFAAQMQQVKQDLVLQALRASSWGGRQAKVSWSAQPHWKAEIQSRERNVLNASGRCGGNTGGLYHSPWLPPPQNQQPPSNPSVMRCIHPGRSGVKRASSGTGVFLPRRYISPSECRQKQGSPAVRFAEEMKSPIQAPLNGWLSPSIDSMLSRRNNPLLPLPRSFRTEGAMNQELHLPQEWTY encoded by the exons ATGGCAACTCCCTCTTTGTCCTTCCCTACTGAGTTTCCTTACGATTTCGACTCCTTTTTCTCCAACTCCGACCTCAACTCGCCCGTGGAATCGGTTGGAAGCTCTGTTACGGATTCCACTGATAGCAGTGGCAGCGACGATGATGATTTCTTTGTGGGGTTGGCTCAGCAACTTGCATGGACTTCCCTCTGTGAAACTGAGAAATCTACATCTCCTTCCTTCAATCCAAAAAATTTTGAG aagatGTATGTTAAAGCTGGCTCTCCTCAGTCGACTTTGACTGGAATAGACACCTGGTTTCGCCCTGAAAGTCCTTCCTCTCAGTTGCAATCGCCTCCCATGGCGGTTTTTGGGGCTGAGAATGATGCTAGAGCGCTCCTACATGCAGCTGCTAGAGAGGCTGCTAGGTTGAAGATGAGCGGCGAAACAACCCCATTTCGTAACAATGACCCTTTTATGAGAGAATATGTGGGCGCTCGATCTTCCATTCCAGTTAAATCTACTAACAATGTGGATTATGGGGTTTTCTCGAATCAGAACTGTGCTCGGAATCTGGCATTTGCCGCTCAG ATGCAGCAAGTGAAACAGGATCTTGTACTACAAGCTCTTCGTGCTTCTTCTTGGGGAGGAAGACAAGCTAAAGTCAGCTGGTCGGCTCAGCCACACTGGAAGGCGGAGATTCAAAGCAGAGAACGAAACGTTCTTAATGCAAGTGGCCGGTGCGGTGGAAACACCGGCGGATTGTACCACTCCCCATGGCTTCCGCCGCCCCAAAATCAGCAACCACCGTCCAACCCCTCCGTAATGCGCTGTATTCACCCCGGCAGATCTGGCGTGAAAAGGGCTTCCTCCGGCACCGGTGTTTTCTTGCCTCGCAGATACATAAGCCCTTCAGAATGCCGCCAGAAACAAG GAAGCCCAGCCGTTCGATTTGCAGAGGAAATGAAAAGCCCCATTCAAGCTCCATTAAACGGCTGGCTATCCCCTAGCATCG ATTCAATGTTATCTCGAAGAAATAATCCCCTTCTGCCATTGCCAAGGAGTTTCCGGACAGAGggagccatgaatcaagaactTCACCTACCTCAGGAATGGACATACTGA
- the LOC120075245 gene encoding uncharacterized protein LOC120075245 isoform X2 — MATPSLSFPTEFPYDFDSFFSNSDLNSPVESVGSSVTDSTDSSGSDDDDFFVGLAQQLAWTSLCETEKSTSPSFNPKNFEMYVKAGSPQSTLTGIDTWFRPESPSSQLQSPPMAVFGAENDARALLHAAAREAARLKMSGETTPFRNNDPFMREYVGARSSIPVKSTNNVDYGVFSNQNCARNLAFAAQMQQVKQDLVLQALRASSWGGRQAKVSWSAQPHWKAEIQSRERNVLNASGRCGGNTGGLYHSPWLPPPQNQQPPSNPSVMRCIHPGRSGVKRASSGTGVFLPRRYISPSECRQKQGSPAVRFAEEMKSPIQAPLNGWLSPSIDSMLSRRNNPLLPLPRSFRTEGAMNQELHLPQEWTY, encoded by the exons ATGGCAACTCCCTCTTTGTCCTTCCCTACTGAGTTTCCTTACGATTTCGACTCCTTTTTCTCCAACTCCGACCTCAACTCGCCCGTGGAATCGGTTGGAAGCTCTGTTACGGATTCCACTGATAGCAGTGGCAGCGACGATGATGATTTCTTTGTGGGGTTGGCTCAGCAACTTGCATGGACTTCCCTCTGTGAAACTGAGAAATCTACATCTCCTTCCTTCAATCCAAAAAATTTTGAG atGTATGTTAAAGCTGGCTCTCCTCAGTCGACTTTGACTGGAATAGACACCTGGTTTCGCCCTGAAAGTCCTTCCTCTCAGTTGCAATCGCCTCCCATGGCGGTTTTTGGGGCTGAGAATGATGCTAGAGCGCTCCTACATGCAGCTGCTAGAGAGGCTGCTAGGTTGAAGATGAGCGGCGAAACAACCCCATTTCGTAACAATGACCCTTTTATGAGAGAATATGTGGGCGCTCGATCTTCCATTCCAGTTAAATCTACTAACAATGTGGATTATGGGGTTTTCTCGAATCAGAACTGTGCTCGGAATCTGGCATTTGCCGCTCAG ATGCAGCAAGTGAAACAGGATCTTGTACTACAAGCTCTTCGTGCTTCTTCTTGGGGAGGAAGACAAGCTAAAGTCAGCTGGTCGGCTCAGCCACACTGGAAGGCGGAGATTCAAAGCAGAGAACGAAACGTTCTTAATGCAAGTGGCCGGTGCGGTGGAAACACCGGCGGATTGTACCACTCCCCATGGCTTCCGCCGCCCCAAAATCAGCAACCACCGTCCAACCCCTCCGTAATGCGCTGTATTCACCCCGGCAGATCTGGCGTGAAAAGGGCTTCCTCCGGCACCGGTGTTTTCTTGCCTCGCAGATACATAAGCCCTTCAGAATGCCGCCAGAAACAAG GAAGCCCAGCCGTTCGATTTGCAGAGGAAATGAAAAGCCCCATTCAAGCTCCATTAAACGGCTGGCTATCCCCTAGCATCG ATTCAATGTTATCTCGAAGAAATAATCCCCTTCTGCCATTGCCAAGGAGTTTCCGGACAGAGggagccatgaatcaagaactTCACCTACCTCAGGAATGGACATACTGA